The proteins below are encoded in one region of Penaeus chinensis breed Huanghai No. 1 chromosome 25, ASM1920278v2, whole genome shotgun sequence:
- the LOC125038635 gene encoding uncharacterized protein LOC125038635, with protein MTSLKAYVYCHHPNVIFIQEAFVGHALGTVAPSLSGYISYVHHVRNGLITYIHSSVQHRLLRSSDDDSTTFQLLEVKLGEGKIRLCNIYSAPGRINIDTLPSPMNHSIVYIGDFNAQHPALGGRSNTVNYSGTRLMKFMQHNHLTRWDTGGATHSRGGTLDHILTYRLVASQVRCSSVPALFSDHLALSLQYSIPSVNSSAYQRTRISIPPKYCPSYISYMSALIFKLDVTSPEKLYSSLVSLTHDFYSHYVRKTNIKCQPEAHEWTLDRRIKAAERQAIEDSHVYQMDPTPDNLQQYQTSSSALVALQQCVYRDAWHDFTNTINHQTSIGSMCQLIKKVVKKKMSSALHHSPVKYAQDLVESWSQQSSVHSLPSHIQELLSSQKTRRALHLSAALLRKDEEEDIPITKDELRRALASGRASAPGWTKSLIVPVPKPGTDKFRPISLTSCFCKVLERILLNRLMYRLQDKLSSRLYGFLPQRSTHHCLLELYTRLSSTSLVAFIDLKSAFDIANPDVILDQLVDFGISGNLLRWIRGYLSNRSSYVLFKGACSTRKCFGLGTPQGGVLSPFLFNILMHRLISQLPAIPGTTITCYADDICIHSNSPEDLQRLLHLFYESTSSCGLIISPEKSGIFSLLNPRTLPEFLVGPSIIPFCAQYLYLGAPARVLPTIPARQRVHPIVQELLTRLQRRLEPLRWLTNNAAGVSIPVARNIYTAFIRSVVDYLSPTLSQLSKTALDPLEKFQKKAMRCILGCPMSTSIANMQQELHLLPLVERIYANVTFFTVKCLHSSSLAQHYAGLINMSLDPNSRPPQLRPGGCAVIRNVCRDLRRLDINVPQEEVDHGPPPWQIPPLAVSYTPTCRRDLPCQQKQLALETIDKVRSSIPASHTLYIDGSLQIDGTAGCAVFSPTMEPPYGGWTGRRLQDWSSSTSCELHGLLDAVSLLLRTGSNGLVICDSQSALRALSSPKPEARVTANEVVDRLAKAACRFVLPAADVSPATLSYYKRRIRASAHLSTTRRRNAERPASVSIQHYDHFASHPYKYRRRGLLVRRHNVVAARLRLGYRPVWQVGESEDVP; from the exons ATGACCTCACTTAAGGCATACGTTTATTGTCATCACCCAAATGTCATCTTCATACAAGAGGCTTTTGTTGGACATGCTCTAGGAACTGTAGCACCCTCCCTCAGTGGTTATATTTCTTATGTTCATCATGTTAGGAATGGGCTCATCACTTACATCCATTCCTCTGTTCAGCACCGACTACTCCGTTCTTCTGATGATGACAGTACCACTTTTCAACTCCTGGAGGTTAagctgggagaaggaaagattcgTCTCTGCAACATCTATTCTGCTCCAGGAAGGATAAATATTGATACTCTGCCTTCTCCCATGAACCACAGCATAGTCTATattggtgattttaatgctcaacACCCTGCTTTAGGTGGACGTTCCAACACTGTCAACTATAGCGGCACACGACTCATGAAATTCATGCAGCATAACCATCTAACTCGCTGGGATACAGGAGGTGCCACACATTCTCGAGGAGGCACCCTCGACCACATACTCACCTACAGACTTGTTGCGTCTCAGGTCAGGTGCTCATCTGTACCTGCTCTTTTCTCTGATCACCTTGCCCTCAGCCTTCAATACTCGATTCCTTCTGTGAATTCGTCTGCCTATCAACGTACCCGGATCAGTATTCCCCCAAAGTATTGTCCTAGCTATATCTCCTACATGTCTGCTCTCATCTTCAAGCTTGATGTCACTTCTCCTGAGAAGTTATactcctctcttgtttctttaaCACATGATTTTTATAGCCACTATGTTCGCAAGACAAACATCAAGTGCCAGCCTGAAGCTCATGAGTGGACGCTTGATAGACGCATCAAGGCAGCAGAGAGACAGGCCATAGAGGATAGCCATGTCTATCAGATGGATCCAACCCCAGACAACTTACAGCAGTACCAGACATCCAGTAGTGCTCTTGTTGCCTTACAACAGTGTGTGTATCGTGATGCCTGGCATGATTTCACCAATACCATCAATCATCAGACAAGCATAGGGTCCATGTGCCAACTCATCAAGAAGGTGGTAAAGAAAAAGATGTCAAGTGCACTCCATCACAGTCCAGTTAAATATGCCCAAGATCTTGTTGAGAGCTGGTCACAGCAATCTAGTGTTCATAGCCTTCCTTCACATATACAAGAGCTGCTCTCTTCTCAGAAAACCCGTCGTGCTCTACACCTGTCAGCAGCCCTGctaaggaaagatgaggaagaagacataCCAATAACAAAGGATGAACTTCGTCGTGCTCTTGCTAGCGGTAGGGCATCAGCCCCAG GTTGGACGAAGAGCCTCATTGTACCTGTTCCTAAGCCTGGCACTGACAAGTTTAGACCAATATCCCTTACATCATGCTTCTGTAAAGTGCTGGAGCGTATCCTCTTGAATCGCCTTATGTATCGCCTTCAGGACAAACTATCATCCAGGTTATATGGATTCCTGCCCCAACGCAGCACACACCATTGTCTATTGGAGCTTTACACTCGCCTCTCCTCTACAAGTCTTGTCGCATTCATTGACCTGAAAAGTGCCTTTGACATTGCAAATCCAGATGTGATCCTCGACCAGCTTGTGGACTTTGGTATTAGTGGCAATCTCTTGCGATGGATACGAGGGTACTTAAGCAACAGATCATCCTATGTCCTCTTTAAAGGTGCCTGCAGCACACGTAAGTGCTTTGGCCTTGGGACTCCACAGGGAGGTGTCCTTAGCCCATTTCTTTTCAATATCCTTATGCACCGCCTCATATCCCAGCTCCCTGCCATCCCAGGGACTACAATTACGTGCTATGCTGACGACATCTGCATTCACTCCAACTCACCAGAAGATCTACAGCGCTTACTTCATCTATTTTACGAATCTACCTCTTCATGTggcctcatcatctctcctgaaAAAAGTGGGATCTTCTCTCTACTAAACCCACGAACACTACCTGAATTTCTAGTGGGCCCCAGCATTATACCATTCTGCGCACAGTATCTTTACTTGGGTGCTCCAGCTCGAGTCCTTCCTACGATACCAGCACGTCAACGTGTCCATCCCATTGTTCAGGAATTACTGACACGGCTACAACGGCGCCTTGAACCCCTTCGCTGGTTAACCAACAATGCTGCTGGGGTCTCCATTCCTGTGGCCAGAAATATTTATACAGCTTTTATCCGTTCAGTAGTTGATTACCTATCTCCAACTCTTAGTCAACTCTCCAAGACAGCGCTAGATCCCCTAGAAAAATTTCAGAAAAAGGCAATGCGCTGCATTCTAGGATGCCCAATGTCCACAAGTATTGCTAACATGCAGCAGgagcttcatctccttcctcttgtggAACGAATCTATGCCAATGTAACATTCTTTACTGTTAAGTGTCTCCACTCATCCAGTCTTGCTCAACATTATGCAGGCCTTATTAATATGTCTCTGGATCCCAATTCTCGTCCCCCACAACTCCGACCAGGTGGCTGTGCTGTTATTAGGAATGTTTGCCGAGACCTTAGAAGATTGGACATTAATGTTCCCCAAGAGGAAGTTGACCATGGTCCTCCCCCGTGGCAGATTCCTCCTCTAGCAGTTTCCTACACTCCCACCTGTAGGAGGGACTTACCCTGCCAACAGAAACAACTAGCCCTAGAGACCATTGACAAAGTAAGGTCTTCCATTCCTGCCTCTCACACCCTCTACATTGACGGTTCCTTACAAATTGATGGAACTGCAGGCTGTGCTGTCTTCTCTCCTACCATGGAACCACCGTATGGGGGATGGACTGGACGCCGTCTGCAGGACTGGTCAAGCTCTACCTCCTGTGAACTGCATGGGCTCCTAGATGCTGTTAGCCTACTTCTACGGACCGGAAGTAATGGACTAGTTATTTGTGACTCGCAGTCTGCTCTTCGTGCCCTCTCCTCGCCAAAGCCTGAAGCCC GAGTAACAGCGAATGAAGTTGTAGACCGTCTTGCCAAAGCTGCCTGTAGGTTTGTCTTACCTGCGGCTGACGTCTCGCCAGCAACCCTCTCCTACTACAAGCGGAGGATACGTGCTTCCGCTCATTTGTCAACCACCCGGCGCAGGAACGCCGAGCGGCCAGCGAGCGTAAGCATCCAGCATTACGACCACTTTGCCTCTCATCCCTACAAATACCGACGCCGCGGTCTGTTGGTAAGAAGACACAATGTGGTGGCTGCCCGGCTCCGGTTAGGCTACAGACCAGTGTGGCAGGTGGGCGAGTCAGAGGACGTGCCCTAG